Proteins from a genomic interval of Elusimicrobiota bacterium:
- a CDS encoding DUF6884 domain-containing protein, protein QLFKAQFEVAVARHPLVYILSAKYGLVELDAVLDWYDQELGKSKKYDEAWGFNVACHLAARHLRRGPARLTFYAGKKYVEPVRAGLKEFDWNVTVVEPMKGLEIGERKHWLKEQLR, encoded by the coding sequence CAGCTGTTCAAGGCGCAGTTCGAGGTCGCCGTCGCGCGGCACCCGCTCGTCTACATCCTCTCGGCCAAGTACGGCCTCGTAGAGCTCGACGCGGTCCTCGACTGGTACGACCAGGAGCTTGGCAAGTCGAAGAAGTACGACGAGGCCTGGGGCTTCAACGTCGCGTGCCACCTCGCGGCACGGCACCTGCGCCGCGGCCCGGCCCGCCTCACCTTCTACGCCGGCAAGAAGTACGTCGAGCCGGTGCGCGCCGGCCTCAAGGAGTTCGACTGGAACGTCACGGTCGTGGAGCCGATGAAGGGGCTCGAGATCGGGGAGCGCAAGCACTGGCTCAAGGAGCAGCTGCGGTGA